The DNA window TCGATGCGTTCGCGTGTCTCTGGCGCCTCTCGGAGCGCGCGCAGGAAGGCTTCACGAGCGGCATCGGCCTCACCGTGGGCGAGACCACGGTCCATGAGGTCCGCGTCGGTCATGAAGGCGACCGCGAGCGCGCCGTCGGCGAGCAGGGCGGAGTACCACCAGCCGTCCGGGGTCGCCTCCACGAGTGTGTACGTGTCCGTGGTCGGCGTGGGGCTTTCGAGACGGGCGGCGACGCCGACGAGGCGGTCGTAACGCACCCGCTGCACACCGAGGCGCCGGGCGACGCTCGCCGCGCGGCCCGTGGCGTCGGCCACGAAGTCGGTGGTCTCGGTGATCCGTGCACCGCCTGGGTCGGTGAGCTCCAGATGAAAGCGTTCTCCCTCGCGTATGCAGCGGTCGAGCCGTGTCCCCCAGCGAAAATCGACGCCGGCAGCCTGCGCGCGCTCCGCGAGGCGCGCCTCGAACAGGCGGCGGTCCACGTGCCACCCATCGCCACGGACGCCCGCGAAGAAGGGTCGCTCCCCGGGCCGGGGTGATCCCCACACGAAGCGGTGTCCACGCGACCGGAGGTGCCCGTCCTGGGTGAGGAGCTGCTCCAGGCCGAGCCGAGCCAGGAGCAGGGTGACGCTGGGGGGAAGGCACTCGCCTGCCTTCGTGGAAGGGCCGAGACGCCCCTCCAGCACGATGGCGCGCACGCCGCGCCGAGCGAGGACGAGGGCGGCCACGGTGCCCGCTGGACCACCCCCCACGATGACGGCGCGGCGTGCGCTGTTCATCAGACGTTCCCGCGGTCGCGGCGGCGCCGAAGGGGGTTGCCGATGATCTCTGCAGGCTCCACCGCGGCGGCCTTGTGGCGTGCGGGGAGAATGGCCGCGCGAAGGGCAGGGGGTGCTCCCCGGGAGACGCTGGTGCTCTCGGCCTTCTGCACCTGGCTCCAGGTGGGATCGTTGACCTCGAACGAGTCGTCACGGCCGAGCTCGACCCACATCTGCTGACCCAGACCGAGACTTGCTCCGTCGGAGGGGGCGTCGACCGCGGTGACGATGCCCATCTTGTCCCACTCCGCGACCATGTGCGCGCGGCGCTCCTGGCTCCCCGTGTCGATGTCGCGCAGCCAGAACTGGCGGTAGGCGAGGTGCTTCATGCGCTGGAGGAGAGGCTGGTTCGCGTCGAGGACGCGGTGGTACGCCTTCACGCTGAGGACCTCGTTCGGGACGCGCGAGGACCAGAAGGAGGGGAGCGCGAGGTAGGTCGAGAGGTCGTAGCCGGCAAGGCAGCTTGCTTCATCGGTCTGCCACGGGACGCCTTGCCAGCGCGTGAGGCTGCCAGGGCCGGCGCCGTCCGTGGGGCCGCCCTTGCCGAGCGCCACCGCCGGGGTGAGGACGGGGCCGAAGTCGTCCTTGGGCATCTGTCCTTCCGGCAGCACGTTGAGGCGGTACGCGAGCGAGGTCTTGTCGTGAACGTTTCTGGGCTGCCACATCGTCGGCACCCGCAGGGTCCAGGTAAGTTCGATCCCGGGGTGGAAGGGGCCGCCCAGGCAGTCCTCCAGGTGCGCCCGATCGATGGCGGCGGGGCGGTCAGCGAGGTCGATGTCGTCGAGGGAGGTGATCTTGGACGGGCCGTCTCCGGTCACGAAATCCCCCTTGGCCCACCGATCGAGCCACTCGTACTGGGTGGTGGTCAGCCCGAGATCGGCGATGTCGGTGCCGCGGAACTCGCCGTAGCCGTCGCCGTAGAAGGGCGGCAGGGCGTCCGGCCGCTGCTCGGGGCGCGCCTCGGGGACCGGGATCTGGGGGCTGCGGAACCACGCGGCCCACTGCTGCCTGAGCTTCTCGTTCTTCGCGTCGGGGCTCGAGAGCTTGTCGAGCAGCGCCTTGCTGGTGAGATCGCTCGGGGAGCCTGCGCCGAAGAGGATGTAGAGCCCGTGGTTCACCCACTGGTTGTCGACGAGGCGCGCGAAGAGGGGGTAGATGTGCTGCCAGAAGACGATCTGAGGCTCCGGCGTGACCCAGCCCTGGCGCAGGTAGAGGTCGTGGACCACGTCCCACATGGTCGTCACGGGGAAGATTCCTGGCGCGTAGTTCGGTGGCGCCACCGCGACCATCGCCGGTTCGGCGTCGTAGTCCTTTCCGCCGACGGTGATCGTGGCCCGTACCGTCCCGTCGGACGTGTCGTCGTACCAGCCCTCGTTGTTGGCGAACGTGCTCGGGAGCTCGCCGTACACCGAGCCCGCCTGACCGCGGCCACCGAGGAAGAGCAGCCGCCCCTGAGCGTCGGTGCGTAGCTCGCCGAGGTAGACCTGCACGACGTCCTGGGGGGCATCCGGGAAGCGGATGAAACCGGAGGCGAACTGGTACGCGCGGCCCGAGACGCCGTTGCCGGTGATGGTGCGGGGACCGGGATCGATGGCGAGCTGCCTGCGCTGATCCCCCTGGATCGCGTCGTTGCGGTGGGTGGTGTCCAGGGCTTCCGCCCCGATGTCCATCGCGTTGTAGAACCTGTACCAGGCCGACTTGCGGTTCACGACGTGGACGCGCCAGGTGATCTGGGCATCGGCCGAGGTGATTTCCTGGACCACGTTGCCGTCGGCGTCGTAGCCGTAGACGCGAAAGCGAGCTACCCCTCGCTTGAGCTGACCATCGGGGGTCTTGAAGCCGCCTTCGGGGGCCGCGGCCACGCCGGGGACCTCGGAGGTGATGTAGTAACCCTCCTCGCCGGGGGCAGCATCGGCTGGCGCGGGGGCGCTGCCGACGCGGGCGATGCCGAGCGCGGGGTGGATGGCGTATCGAACAATCGGTGCATGTGCCATGGGACTCCTTTGGGCGTTGCCGCCGAGGGGCGTCCCGTCAGCACGCGACATGCCATGGCATTGCGGATGGCATGCTCGGCTCGTGCGATGGAGAGGGGGCGAAGGTGCCGTTGCATCACCTGGATGGCGTCACCAGGCCATCCTCGGGACATGCAAGCGGAGGCTCGCAGTGGCCCAGGTCGTGCAATGCCTCGACCTGCGAGAACCCATCGTCGGCCTGAGCGACATCGCCCATGGCGCGACGAGCCATCGTGAACCGTCGAGGAGAATACCCATGCAACCGCAAAACGCTGCGCTCGGGACCGACGAGCAACCGACTCAGCATGCATTCGTCGTGTTCGGCTATGAGCACTCGTACCTGGCGCACTCCGCCATGTTCCAGATGCAGCCCCATGCGTATCAAGCCATTCAGGAGCTGTACCTGGAGCCCGTGCCCGACGCGAGAGCTTACCTGGAGGAGTTTCGTCGGCAGAGCCCACAGACGCTTCTTCTGGGGCTCTCGCTGGAGACGAAGGTGCTCTATGATCTGCTCCGCGATCGGTTTCAGATGCAGCTCTACAAAGAGTCGATCGACGACAAGAACAAGCTCATGGTCGTGACGGCTGTCCCGGGGCGCCTGATGTATTACTTGCCGCTGCACGCCGATGGGCCGGATTACCCCCGGGAGCTGACCTATTTCATCTATGGCCGTGGCGTCGAGACCTTCATGTCGCACGTGATCACGAGGCGTCCCAACTTCCATCACGAAGTGACGCTCGCCGGGACTCCTCCTGGAATCAGCGCCGCGGATCTGGAGCGAGGCGTGGTGGTGACCATCCCCGGGATCCCGGACGGCTTCCATTCGACCGATCCGCTCCCCGAAGCCATTTATCCCATCATTCTTCCGGGAGGGAGTAAGTCCTTCGTGCAGATCTTCCGCCGCGACCGCTTCACGTACCAGGCGCTCAACGGTTCCTGAGCCCGTCGAAGAGGTCGTCCCCGCCTTCCTGCGCTAGCTTGCCCTCCTTCATGCATCGAGCCGCGGACGCTGAGCCCTGACCGGCTCGACGAGGACGCCGCACACGCACGCCTGGCTTGCCGTCTGGTTCGTCCAGTTCAATGCACGTGGCCACCCGGGTGACCCTTCGGCGGGAGCGAAGCCAGCTCCTGCTCCACATGTCCGGAGAGCTGCCGAGGAAGGTGCAGAGACAATCGGCTGGAGCGGACTGCGTTCGACGACACGCGGGGACGACCTACGGAAAAGACCGTCGCCTTCGCGTCGATGCCTCGCGATCCATTGCGTTCGACCAAGGTGCGGCGGTCTTCTCTCAGCTGTCGATCCAATTGGGTGGTGAAAGCATGGCCGGGCGAACCGAGAAGAATTCCTCGATCGACATGGTGGCTTTCCCTTCACACTCCACGGGCATCTGGTGCGCGTTCGCGTATCGACGTATTCAAGCTATCAGCAGGGGAGGAGGGTGGGGAAGAGGATGAGGTGCAGCCCGGGCATCGTGATAGGAGGCCGATGAAAGGCACTGGGAGCCGTCCGAAGGCAGATGGGGAACTGCCTTGGTGAAGACATCAGCGAGGACCAGAGGAGTCGTCTGATCTCCCGCCTGCGCCTACCCTTCACGACCGGATGGATGTGGGAACGGTGAAGCTCGCGCCGAGCATCGTTGCTGGAGCGATACACGCACCTCGGGATGTCGCAATGGCGACACCATGGCAGCAGCGCCGAGGCTCGGGGGCGCTATAGCGCCAGTGTCACCCACGCGGGCGTTGCATCACCTGTTCGAACACGCTGTTCAGAATCGTTCCGCTGTTGAATGTCATGCCCCACCGCTCCATTTCCAGCGAGCTGCGGTGACGGGTCACCTTTTTGTTACGGAAGTCCCGGACTTCGAGCTTGTAATCGAAGGTGATGCCACCGACCCTGGTCGTCGTACCCGTGGCATTGATGTGCGCAATGTGGAGCGTCTCGACACGCTGCGAGACATAGTGCTGATTCGCCGTCGATCCCAGATCCGAGATCCAGTCGCCCAGGTATTTCGTGAGCTGGTCCGGGTTGAGATGGCCACCGCTGAGCCTTCCGAGCGCCAACCCGACCGAAATGAAGACGTTTCGGATGAGATGAAGCTGAGTCTCCTCCCTCACGTCCAGGACCCTGTCGTAATCGACGGCGAAGATGTTGTTCTGCCGGACCCACTGGGCATTGGCCATGATGACCGAGACCTTGTCCATCCAGGCCTGGGGGTCCCTGACGATCTGGAACTCGTGCTCCTTCGTCGCCCCCGCCCTGGCCGCGGTGATGTTGTGAGGTGTCCCGCGTGGTGACAGCTCTCTCTGGAACGTTGCCAGCGCGTCGGCGACGTACCCTCTGCATGCGTCGGGGCTCGCCAGCTCGCACGTGAGCCCGATGTTTCCCAGGCCGCGCGACATGCGTTGAACATCCACCTGGGTGGACCTGGGGGGGGCGAGACCAATCTGGAAGTCGAATGCACCGCCGAAGCTCATGTTGTTTCCTCTTTCGTGTAGAGACGTCGTTTCATCGATGGAACGACGTGGCGTCGCATGAGCATGGGATGTGCCATGGTGTCGGTTGTCACATGTTGCCGCGTGGCGTGCTGCGCGACGAGGCCGCTGGCAGACACTCCAGCAGCGTTCTGCGTCACGGAGGGACACGGCGCTTGCTGATGGGAAGCAGCGGACGGCTGCGTCCGGGAGTGTCCTCCACGAGGTGACGCTCGCCGCGCCTTCTCCAGCCGTCAGGTATCCGTGTGGTGTCGGGATGACCTTCCCCCGAATTCCGGACGAGAACCCCTTCCCACCTTCCTCGTGCGCCCGGCCTGCTCTGAGCCGGCTCGGTCCAGTCGGGTGGTTCTTTGCTCCAGGCTCAATGCACGTGGCCACCCCCCGGGTGACCCTTCGGCGGGAGCGAGGCCAGCTCTTGCTCCACCATGGCCCGGAAGCTCTCGTGGTCTCCTGCAGCGCTCTTCGCGATCTCGAGGGAGCGCTCGAAGTGATGCCTGGCGAGCGGCGCATTGCCCTGTCGCTTGTGGAGCGCACCGAGGTTGTACTGGACGGCGAAGTGGCCCGGGCGAATGCTCTGCGCCCGCTCCATGGCCTGGATGGCGGCCGAGAAGTCGTGCAGCGAGGTGAGGCTGTCGGCGAGGAAGAAGTAGGCGTCGAACAGCTCCGGGTCCTCCGCGATCACCTGGCGAAAGAGTACGATCGCGGCGATGTGGTTCGCGGCCTGGTGGAGTGTCCTCGCGCCGGAGAGCAAGGCCTGAACGTGGTGGGTCGAGGGCTGATGGCGCTGGTTGGAGCGGCCGCAGTAAGAGCAGCTCGGATCGCGGGGGGAGACGGGGGCGCCGCAGAACGTGCAGGTGACCATGACGGGGTGCAGTCTTCGGACGTGGCCTGGTAAGTCAAGGCGCGTCCACGCTCGCGCTCGCCAGAAGGTGCCAGTGACGCCGCTCCCGGTTTCGAGCTGGGACCTCCGTTCTCTCGAGGTCGTGGTGGCCCAGGTGGCTGGTGGATCCTGGACGAACCCGCGCTTCACCTCGGATCCGACGTGCTCGTGCCGGACCTTGCCGGATGGCGCCGTGAGCGTATGCCAGCGCTGCCCGAGGCGGCCTACTTCACGCTGCCGCCCGACTGGGTATGCGAGATCCTGTCCCCCTCCACCGCCGCCCACGACAGGTACGGGAAGCTCCCCGTCTACGCGAAGGCTGACATCCCCTGGGCGTGGCTCATCGACCCCACGGAGCGCGCCCTGGAGGTGCATCACCTCAGCCCACGGGGGCGCTGGGAGGCGGAGCTGGTCATCCGGGGTGACGTCAGCGTGCGCGCCGCGCCTTTCGATGCCATCGAGCTGGACCTCGCCGCCCTCTGGCCCGACGCGAAGCGCTGATCGACGAGGCGCGCGCGCTGGGCCGTCGCACCGACGACGAGGTGGTGCCTGGGGCGCGCTTCACGAGTTCGGGGGCGATCTCCGAGATCGCCCCCTGGTGATTTGTCAGATCGCCTCGGCACCTGCGAAGCCACCTGGCGCGCGGACCTCCCTCTCGAAAACAGCCTGAAATCGCGTGATCGGCGCTCTTCTGGGCGTTGGCCCGCTCTCTGCAATCGAGCCCTTCCGGTCCGCAACGCTGCGCTGAAGCGCCTCCTCCGAGGCCGCCAGCGCGACCTCATCACCCATCGAACGGAAAAGGAAGGCTCCCCATGTCGCGCAAACTCACCATTCCGGGCTCTCTGCTCTCGCTCCTCTTCGCTGCCGCCGCCGTGAACGCGGGCGGGTGCGTGGTGGACCCCTCGGTCGACGAAGACTTCGAGGACTTCGAGAGCCAGGAGTCCGCCGTGTGTGCGGGCGCCCCGAACTGGAGTGAGAACGTCGCTTATGGCGTGGGGACCGTGGTCCAGTTCGGAGGCAAGTCGTACCGCTGCGCGCAAGCCCATACGAGCCTCGCGGGCTGGACGCCGGCGGCGGTGCCGGCGCTCTGGCAGGAGACCGGGACCTGCTCCGGCAGCAGCTCCACCACGACGAGCAGCAGCAGCAGCGGCGGCGGCACTGGCTCCGGCGGCGCGGGCGGTGGCGGCGGCGGATCGTGCAACTACCCGGCATGGCAGCAGGGCCGGATGTACTACCCGGGTGACATCGTGCGCTTCAACGGCTCGCTCTACATCGCCGAGCACGAGAACCCTGGCTACGACCCCACGATCAGCACCTGGTTCTGGGACCCCTACACCTGCTCGGGTGGGACCGGCGGTGGTGGCGGCGGCAGCGGCGGGAGCGGGGGCAGTGGCGGCGGCGGCAATGGCGGCTCCGGGCTCGCTGGCGTCCTCTCGCAGAACGACTTCAACGCCATGTTCCCGAACCGGAACCCCTTCTACACGTACAACGCCCTCGTCGCGGCGGCGGCGACGTTCCCGGCCTTCGCGAACACGGGCAGCCTGGAAACGCGGAAGCGCGAGGTGGCAGCAT is part of the Chondromyces crocatus genome and encodes:
- a CDS encoding zinc ribbon domain-containing protein — encoded protein: MVTCTFCGAPVSPRDPSCSYCGRSNQRHQPSTHHVQALLSGARTLHQAANHIAAIVLFRQVIAEDPELFDAYFFLADSLTSLHDFSAAIQAMERAQSIRPGHFAVQYNLGALHKRQGNAPLARHHFERSLEIAKSAAGDHESFRAMVEQELASLPPKGHPGGGHVH
- a CDS encoding LodA/GoxA family CTQ-dependent oxidase, whose product is MAHAPIVRYAIHPALGIARVGSAPAPADAAPGEEGYYITSEVPGVAAAPEGGFKTPDGQLKRGVARFRVYGYDADGNVVQEITSADAQITWRVHVVNRKSAWYRFYNAMDIGAEALDTTHRNDAIQGDQRRQLAIDPGPRTITGNGVSGRAYQFASGFIRFPDAPQDVVQVYLGELRTDAQGRLLFLGGRGQAGSVYGELPSTFANNEGWYDDTSDGTVRATITVGGKDYDAEPAMVAVAPPNYAPGIFPVTTMWDVVHDLYLRQGWVTPEPQIVFWQHIYPLFARLVDNQWVNHGLYILFGAGSPSDLTSKALLDKLSSPDAKNEKLRQQWAAWFRSPQIPVPEARPEQRPDALPPFYGDGYGEFRGTDIADLGLTTTQYEWLDRWAKGDFVTGDGPSKITSLDDIDLADRPAAIDRAHLEDCLGGPFHPGIELTWTLRVPTMWQPRNVHDKTSLAYRLNVLPEGQMPKDDFGPVLTPAVALGKGGPTDGAGPGSLTRWQGVPWQTDEASCLAGYDLSTYLALPSFWSSRVPNEVLSVKAYHRVLDANQPLLQRMKHLAYRQFWLRDIDTGSQERRAHMVAEWDKMGIVTAVDAPSDGASLGLGQQMWVELGRDDSFEVNDPTWSQVQKAESTSVSRGAPPALRAAILPARHKAAAVEPAEIIGNPLRRRRDRGNV
- a CDS encoding Uma2 family endonuclease — protein: MDEPALHLGSDVLVPDLAGWRRERMPALPEAAYFTLPPDWVCEILSPSTAAHDRYGKLPVYAKADIPWAWLIDPTERALEVHHLSPRGRWEAELVIRGDVSVRAAPFDAIELDLAALWPDAKR
- a CDS encoding lectin, coding for MSFGGAFDFQIGLAPPRSTQVDVQRMSRGLGNIGLTCELASPDACRGYVADALATFQRELSPRGTPHNITAARAGATKEHEFQIVRDPQAWMDKVSVIMANAQWVRQNNIFAVDYDRVLDVREETQLHLIRNVFISVGLALGRLSGGHLNPDQLTKYLGDWISDLGSTANQHYVSQRVETLHIAHINATGTTTRVGGITFDYKLEVRDFRNKKVTRHRSSLEMERWGMTFNSGTILNSVFEQVMQRPRG
- a CDS encoding NAD(P)/FAD-dependent oxidoreductase — protein: MNSARRAVIVGGGPAGTVAALVLARRGVRAIVLEGRLGPSTKAGECLPPSVTLLLARLGLEQLLTQDGHLRSRGHRFVWGSPRPGERPFFAGVRGDGWHVDRRLFEARLAERAQAAGVDFRWGTRLDRCIREGERFHLELTDPGGARITETTDFVADATGRAASVARRLGVQRVRYDRLVGVAARLESPTPTTDTYTLVEATPDGWWYSALLADGALAVAFMTDADLMDRGLAHGEADAAREAFLRALREAPETRERIEGHGYRLATPPQPQRAETSRLTSVTGAGWLAVGDAAAAYDPLSSHGIGSAMGSGYYAGHAIADHLAHRPDALPTYVAVLQNAYGAYLDLQRQHYRTEHRFPGAPFWERRRMPLYCLDPIEARSSVTSTTLPPTLDPCLP
- a CDS encoding glycoside hydrolase family 19 protein, encoding MSRKLTIPGSLLSLLFAAAAVNAGGCVVDPSVDEDFEDFESQESAVCAGAPNWSENVAYGVGTVVQFGGKSYRCAQAHTSLAGWTPAAVPALWQETGTCSGSSSTTTSSSSSGGGTGSGGAGGGGGGSCNYPAWQQGRMYYPGDIVRFNGSLYIAEHENPGYDPTISTWFWDPYTCSGGTGGGGGGSGGSGGSGGGGNGGSGLAGVLSQNDFNAMFPNRNPFYTYNALVAAAATFPAFANTGSLETRKREVAAFLANVSHETGALVYIEEIQKGDYCDTSWGPPGCSCAPGKRYFGRGPIQLSWNGNYCAAGNALNLPLQSDPDLLSRDANAAWRTGLWFWTTQNGAGTMTAHSAMVNSRGFGETIRTINGALECNGRNPGQVQSRINTYQNFTNRLGVSPGNNLGC